atatctccagagagggagattccaccacctcccttggcaatttattccaatatttgaccaccctgacagttaggaatttttccctaatgtccaatctaaacctcccctgctgcactttaagcccattactccttgtcctgtcctcagaaaccaagaggaacaaattttctccttcctccttgtgacacccttttagatatttgaaaaccgctatcatgtccccccttaatcttcttttttccaaactaaacaagcccagttcatgaagcctggcttcataggtcatgttctctaaacctttaatcattcttgtcgctcttctctgtaccctttccaatttctccacatctttcttgaaatgtggcgcccagaactggacacagtactccagctgaggcctaactagtgcagagtagagcggcagaatgacctcacgagttttgcttacaacacacctgttgatacaacctagaatcatatttgctttttttgcaacagcatcacactgttgactcatattcaacttgtggtccactatgacccctagatccctttccgccatgctccttcctagacagtcgcttcccatcttgtatgtatggaactgattgttccttcctaagtggagcactttgcatttctctttattaaacctcatcctgtttacctctgaccatttctctaacttgctaaggtcattttgaattatgtccctatcctccaaagaagttgcaaccccacccagtttggtacgGGAAGTCGTACGGGAAGAGTTGGAAATATGCATTTCTGCATGCCCATAACATGGCAAAGCCCTAGAAAGGAGCCTTCCCTCTGCTGTGTGGGGCTCCGGTTGGGTGTGGCGCAAGGCAGGCAGTCAGGGGTcagacagacttgccaggcccctggacaaggtgtaTGAAGCATGGCTCTTCGCTCCAGAAAGGGGTCAGGCTTGgattggaggggaggggctgcagggctagCCTTCGCCCGCCAACTgttcagcaccacctggagctaCAACAACAATTTGCagcggcagtggctgggagtcctgtgCCTTTTGAATCGccagcccgggagcaggtgcCCCCCTTGATGTGCCTCTACAGGCAGCATAAAGAAAATGGGCAGGCACACAAGGAGCTGCAGAGTTGCTCTCAGGTGTCATTCCACGTGGGGCCAATAGACAGGAGCTCACAGCAAGGTGCTATTCAAGGCTCCTTCCTTTAGATCACTGGATTTCAGGCCGTATAGCCCAGGCACCAGGCTGGAAGTCAGGACTGTGGGGGGATCTCCTTGGCTGAGCCACTGATTCACTGGGTCTCGTCTCCTCTGTGCCGCAGTAGAAAGGGCTAATGCTGCCCTGCCCTTTACAAAAGGCTTTGTGATCTGCAGGTGAAAGGTGCAAGGGGAGTGCTAATTATTTCTGGGGCTGTCTGGGAGCAGCTAGTGAGGCCCCTGTTTGTTAGAGTTTTGTCAACTGTGAGCCCCAAGACCCGGTGAGCCTTCCCTGGACACAGGCTAGAGCCCAAATCCCCCTTCCAGTGGAGTCTCTAGGGAGTCTGGCTCAGAGACCCGGGGCAGTTTGGACAGTGCACAGAAGCAGCTCTGGGTCAATCCTGGCCTTGCCCCCATTCCAGCCTTGTCCTGCCTTTAGTATCAGAACCTCCTAGTTCACTTGAAGGTGCAGTAGCTctgccctcccagggagttcagggcCTGGGATGCGTGTGGCTCTGGCTCCAAGAGGCCTTGGTGCAGGTGGGCGTGCTAATGCCGACTGCCTGCGAGCCAGCCTCCAGCTGTCCGGTGGTCACTGTAATTAGCAGCAGGTCGTGCTTTGCATTTGCACGACGACTGTTAATATTCAGTAGGAGTATTGGTGACTGACTGTCGCTCCGGCAACCgtcctgggaggggaagggctagAGGTGTCGGGTGAATCACTCAGCAGAAGGGAAGATGAAGAGGAGGAACTAAGCCACACCCGGCTCCTTAGGAGCCTGTAGCCACCCAGGTTCAGACAATTCTCTGTCATGTGCTGCCATCTGCTGgaggctgggggaatggcaggaaGAGGCCAGAgacctctctccccaggacaTGCGGATTCCCTTCTTTCCTGTGTTTccaccttttccagatggggacccattctgacaattcgggaagacttggtgacccagggcaattcaaaaatgtgGGAATGGCTCCtgaagagccacctggggagccttttgaaatgtaatggcgacccctAGGTTGGGAAGCCCTGCGGAATGGGGATCAGATCCAGGGTAGCATGTTGGGCTGCCCTAGACGCTGAATCCTTTCCTCACACGCCTCTGACACCGCACGCAGTCCTGGCTCTCCGACTCCCTGGGCTCCCGGCCAcgcagctctgctggtgcccctcattCCCAGCTTGCTGGCCCCACAATCCCAGCCCTAGTTTCCTCCATTCCATTGTTACCCCACCCTTAGTCCAGCTGTTTGGCTCTAGCTTGCTGCTCCCTGCTTCCCAGAAGATTGTGTTATGCTAATTGTTGgtaacagctgctctttcctgtGCCTCTGTAGACTGTAATGTAGCAGATCCTGCAATGTCCACAGCCTCACAGCTTGGTCCTGGGTCCAACCCGCTGCCGAGCCTGAACGAGACGAGTTCTTCCAATGCACCGCACGGCAGTGCTTCTGGCCTTCGGCCCGATGCTGGGGGGAGTGGAGGCGGTGGTGCTGGAAAGCAGCCTTCCCAGTTTGTTTACGTCTTCACCACGCACCTTGCTAACACGTAAGCAGTAAACCCCCGTGTCCTCCCCAAGCCTCCCCATTTGCTCTAGCCACTTGGGCTGGTCTAGTGCAGCTGCCTCCTAGAGGCTGCAGGTAGCACTGCAGGTACTGGAGGAGATGGGGACTGAAGGCTCCCTGGGTTGCCCCAGGAtgatccctccttccccccgttcTTTCTGCCATATTTGTCAGTTTCTAGGAGAGAGACTTTGTCTTAAATGTGAGCTGCCTCCCAGCAGTGCCCTGACGCTACCAGCTGCAACATGAGCCACCAAGTGCATTTGGCCACCTGTATAGTAAAGGGTCACAGCAAGGACATTGAGCCACACGGTGGCTGCTGTCAGAGGCAGGATACCTGGTTAGATGGATCAGTGGTTGTGATCTGGAAGGTCCCTAGGAGGACGGATTGCAGGAGGTGGCACGGGGTGCTAACACGCTGGGTATGTAAGGCAGgagaaggctctgccttcccaaaccgccaggcatAGGCCCCTCCACATTGCTCCttcagcaggcgttctgggggcggagtgttgttgccctcagcccccaccctcccagtgccTTGGGGATGTGGAGGCCAGACCTGGCTGTGTggcatgccctcctccctcccccagtgctccagggctggagaggctgggctgggcttggcCAGGCCGTGTGGTGCACCTTccactggggctggggaggctgcggTGAGCGTGcgcctgctcccctgccctcctctccccatggttggaagggggaagcacgcGTGTGGCGCGTcccggggtggggaaggggtgggactaggtgggctgggggcttgccttcgACTGCCCATGGGCCCTCAGCTTGCTCCCTTCACTCTTTTACAGTATCTCAGCTGTTGGTTCTTGGCGGACCTACAGCTTTAGAGTGCCTGCTTGGGTCATAGCTAGTGTTCTGTGAAATCCTCCTTCTTTCTACTTTTGGGGGTTTTGGGAGCTGTGTGCTGCCTTGAGTCCTGTCCCAGGAGAAGTGGGAGGCCCTGAGGGGATTTTGCTGAGTGAGCCTGCCCCACGCTGTGTAGCACCCAATGGACTGCACCTGCCTCCCGGCTCTCACATTGAGATCTGGCGCACAGAGTGACAGTGCTGCTGAGGTTTGGCACGGCTGGCTTCCCAGCTTGAGGCTGGGGATGTGGTCAGACCAAACTCGAGTGAGTGGTGCTGCAACGCCATCTGCCAAGTCACAATGCCACTCGCTCATATTTGGCTCAGCTGCACTCCCCTGTTCCTTCCTGTTACGGCAGAGGCCAAAGCTGAGGAGCACTGTGACCCTGTGCACCCGGTCACAAAGCCCGAtgtggggaacaggagccagcCCCCAGCAGGACGAGAGCCACTGTCCAGTGACTTCTCATTTTCTTTCATGTTATATGTTggttttgcttttgctttgtGTTACTTTGCAATAGCAAAGAACATGGGTTCTATCCCAGAGCATCTCCCTCCCATGCGGTCTCCTTCTGGGGCAGCGCACAGCACTAGAGGTGGAGAGGGTGAAATGCTGGGACCCAGGGAATTGCTAAGTATTTCTGGCCTAATCCTTTGCTGTTCTTGACTGGCTGTCCTCTCTCGCAGTGCTGCAGAAGCAGTCTTGCAGGGGCGAGCAGACTCCATCCTGACTTATCATCAGCAGAATGTTCCCAGAGCAAAGCTAGACCAGGTATGGCTGGGTGTGAGCCAGGCACTTCTGTCTGTGTGCACAATGCCCCCATGGCCAGTCACACCCTGACCCCTGCTTTCAGCGTGCTCTCCCCGAGGTGGCTCACTTggttcttgggggggggagggggttcaaggCTTGAAGCCAGCCAATGTCTGGGGCTATACACCTGCCTTCTGTGTTTATTTGCTGACTTTGGCTACCCCTTTCTCTCCTAGGCTCCAGCTCCCAAGGGGCTGGGAGTCACCGAGCAATTGCCAGTTAACCCACCTGCTTCCAGCACTCCGCAGTCCCAGCCTCCTTCATCACAAGGCAACCAGGCACAGCCCCAGccgcccccggcacagccccccccaccccagagcatcagTCAGCAAGCTCTGCCTGCACCAAGTTCCCTAGCGCAGGACGGGACGGGAGAGGACATTCGGCGGGACCTGACTCCCAGCTCTGTGGGAAATAGCAGTGGCAGCACCCAGCCAGGGAGCAACCACCCCAACACACCAACTGTGCAGCCCGGGCAGGTGGACTCCTCTAGTGCTTCCAGCTCTAACCTACTGGGGGATGGCACTAGTGCCGGGGCAGCCGGCAACGGGCAGGTAGGGCTGGGCCCCAGGAACCCCATGAACTCAGAGGGGCTCTCTAAGGAGCAGCTGGAGCACCGGGAACGCTCCCTGCAGACCCTGCGGGACATTGAGCGCCTGCTGCTGCGCAGTGGGGAGACTGAGCCCTTCATGAAGTCCAACCAAAGTGCTGGTGAGggaggccctgctccccagccacccctcccGCCTGCAGGCATGAAGAAGTACGAAGAGCCCCTGCAGTCCATGATTTCACAGACGCAGAATTTGGGGGGGCCTAACCTGGAGCACGAGGTCTCCCACCACCCGGGCTCTGACATGGGGCAGCAGATGAACATCATGATGCAGCGGCTGAACCAGGACAGCCTGACACCAGAGCAGGTGGCCTGGAGGAAGCTGCAGGAGGAGTATTATGAGGAGAAGCGGCGGAAGGAGGAGCAGATCAGCATCCATGGTCGGCCCATGCAGGAGATGATGATCCCACAGTCCATGGGTGGCATGATGATCCGGGGTCCACCACCGCCCTATCACAGCAAACCTGGGGAACCGTGGCctccagggatgggcaaccagCTGAGGGGGCCCATAGAGGTCCAGGACCCCATGCAGCTGAGGGGAGCACCACCTTTCCCAGGGCCAAGGTTCCCTGGAAATCAGATGCAGAGGGTCTCGGGCTTTGGTGGGATGCAGAATGTGCCCATGGATGCTCTGGGGCCCATGACTGCTATGCAGCGGCCAGTCAGGCCTGGCATGGGGTGGAATGAGGATATGCCTCCAATGGGAGGCCCAGGCAACTTTCCACAAGGGAGCCTGCCCTACCCTTCAGGGCAAGGCGACCACGAGCGGTTCATGAACCCCCGAGCCAGGGAGGAGCTCCTGAGGCACCAGCTGATGGAGAAGCGCCCGGTGGCGATGCAGAGGCCCATGGGGATGTCTGGCAGCTCCCTGAGCCAAGGTCTGGAAATGGAGAGGATGATACAGGCTCACAGGCAAATCGACCCATCCATGTTCCCCGGACAAATGCCAGGAGAGAGCCTTGCCGGTGCCCCGATGAGTATGGACTTCCCGGGTTCCCGGGGGATGTTGAGCCCACCCATGAGCCAGTCCAGCCTCCGTGACATGGATGCGCCCATGGGGCCTGGGAACCTCAACATGAACATGAATGTCAACATGAACATGAACATGAACCTCAATGTCCAGATGACCCCACAGCAGCAGATGATGATGTCGCAGAAGATGAGGGGCCCTGACATGATAGCCCACCAGGGCATCAGCCCCGAGGACCTGGCCAGGGTGAGGGCTCAGAATGGCAGCAGTGGCACCATGCTGGGGGGGCCGCAGAAGATGATGATCCCCTCTCAGTTCCCCAGCCAAGGGCAGCCAGGCTTCTCAGGTGGGCAGGGCCCCTATCCCGGCATGCCCCAGGACTTGGGCAGTGCCCACGACATGTTCAGTCCGGAGCAGGGCTCCATGCCCATTGGGAACATGGGCAGCACCACCAGGCTCAGCCACATCCCTTTGCCGACAGCTTCCAATCCTCCTCCCACCCAAGGGAGCAACCTAGCCAACATGCACCCAGCACCCTCCCGGGGGCTGGGCCGCAGGCCCTCCGACCTCACCATCAACATCAGCCAGATGAACTCCCCGGGCATGGCTCACCTCAAGTCCCCGACTCTCAGCCAGGTGCACTCGCCGCTTGTCCCCTCCCCATCTGCCAACCTGAAGTCCCCACAGACGCCTTCGCAGATGATCAGCATGCCACCTTCCAACCAGTCTGGGCCTCTGAAGTCGCCCCAGGTGATGAGCTCCTCTCTCAATGTCAGGTCTCCCACCAGTTCACCGAGCCGTCTGAAGTCCCCTTCCATGGCTGTTCCGTCGCCCGGATGGGTGCCATCTCCCAAAACCGCCTTGCCAAGTCCAGGGGTCAGCCAGAGCAAGCAGCCAATCAGCATGAATTCGTCAGCTTCGCTGGGAGGGCTGGATCAGGGTAAGCTGTGAGCGTGGGATTCAGGCCACACACTGACACCTGGTGCTCTGCAAGTCGCTCTGAGCGTGCTGCTGAGGCCCAATAGTCCCGTGGCTCCCATGTACTCAGACTGGGAGTGAGTCGTGGCTATTTCCCTGGCTCTCCCTGAGCTGCTGGGATTTGGGGCCAGTGAGTGGGCATCTGGGGGCCCAGCACTGAAAGTGCTGTGAGAACACCAGCTCCTTTTCTGTGCAGGCTCAGGCCAGTGTGTCTCGGCATCGGGAAGAAGGAAGCAAGAACCTAGACTAGGGACATGCCCACGGCCTGGAGAGGGACTGCTCTTCCCTGGTGGGCTGAACGagcctggcctgccccccccgggaTTAATGCCTGGGATATGCtgtgccctgcactgcccccgctGCAGTGTGCTCTCATTCCCAAGGACAAGACCAGGCTAGGCAGCCTAAGGCAGTGTAGCTGTTTCGAGGGAGACACTGGAACTGGGGACCTAGAGCACCAGCATCCCCAAATCCCTCTGCTTAGTGGCTCATGCTCTCCAGGGGTGGGTAGGGAAATGGTGTGATGGGAGGCAGGGCACTGAATGTTAAAGGCACCTGAGGGAGCTGAGCATTCCCAGTCTTGGGGAGGTTGCAAGATGCCTCTGACCGATGCCCAGCGCCCTGTATTACCTTCCTCAGGCCCCGGTCAGATAGAATGGAGAGAATTTTGCAGGTGGATCAGTTCTTCATGCAGGCAGCATTGTCTAATGGTCAAAGCAGAGTCTGAGCATCATGACTCCAGAATTCTAAGCCTTGTTCTTCCACTGTCACGGTGAACAAGTCCCTTCAGCACttggtgcttcagtttcccctgaCACTGACTCGAGTCTTTCATTGTCCCTCTGGTGTTAGAAGGATTCTCCATCCTCACTTTCTTTCTGGTACTTCTGCTCACATGGGGGTGACCAGGCAAGCTAGAAAGCTGTGTTCCCTCTCACTGAGGGAGCTGGTCCACCTCTGCCTCACCCCCAACATTTCCCCTCTTGTCATCCGTGCCAGCTTGCTTGAGGATGCCTGGGTGAGTGCTAAATCATTGCCCACCAGGACAATGTGCATCCTCAGAAGACACACTGGATGTTACCAGAAACCTGCCCATGGCAATGCCTAGGGTGCGAGGGTGAGGCCCTTGCAGTACCTAAGAGCTGGAACCAACCATTCCAGGTAGCCCTGCATGGTGCAGGCAGCATGGGCTCAGCACAGTGTTGTCAATCCCATCTTTTACTctcatcgggtatgtctacactacgaacttaattcgaactaacagacgttagttcgaattaactttgataggcgctacactagttcgaacttaattccaactagcggagcgcttagttcgaactaggtaaacctcattgcacgaggactaagcctagttcgaacttactagttcgaattaagggctgtgtagccccttaattcgaactagtgggaggctagcccttcccagctttctctggtggccactgtggccaacaccagggaaactctattgcccccctcccgaccccggaccccttaaaggggcacgggctggctacgatgcccgtgccaggtgcaagcctgccagcatccagccagcagaccctgcacctggcacagctcgagccagccacccgatgccccccagccctccctttcttcccggaaccaggctggcggctcccgggaacttgcctgggaccgcaagaggcgggcacccgcctggtctagtgcggacatcgtggacctcgtccacgacctccgcactaggcacaggaaagtggccgtctagggcaggcgagctgccaacctggccacccaggagcaggtgtgcatgaaaatcaagggggtccactgagacccccgacccttagccctgagcttacaatggccgtactgggtcagaccaaaggtccatctagcccagtagcctgtctgccgacagcagccaaccctagggaccctggaggggatgaaccgaagacagtgaccaagccatttgtctcgtgccatccctctccagccttccacaaacttcgggcagggacaccactcctaccccctggctaataccaacctccatgaattgatctcacttctccttaaactctgttctagttctagtcttcacagcctcctgcagcaaggagttccacaggttgactatttcctttgtgaagaacaactttctgttactagtttgaagcctgctacccattcctttcctttggtgtcctctagtccttctattatgggaactaatgaagaacttttctttatgcaccctctccaccccactcatgctttaatagacctctatcatatcccccctccatctcctcttttctaagttgaaaagtcccagtctctttagcctctctttatatgggacctgttccaaacctctgatcattttagttgccctcccctctcccaccctctctcttcccctctcccacctccttttcccagtctccccgagttttgttcaataaagagagattctatttttgaacacatattttctttattttgtacatcaggaagggggctagggaagggtaagtggaaggaggtgagggaggaatggggtacgagcccccgatggggaggactgggctggctctgcaggcttctgggtgtggaagctctcctgcagccccccaattgccccctctccccagatggcagcctgcggcaagtgcagccggtctgatggccgagtgctgtgatgtgcccagtgtgggtactccgggcactccaagccaggactgctttgcaagcggggcacccctgagaactgtctgtccggggtgggggtcgggtccctttaagcacagccctcggctagcctgaggcagtagctccacgctctaagtccttatctgatgccctgccggcactgcttccggccatccttaaccccggttcagggtccactcagtgtggacatgctagttcgaattagcaaaatgctaattcaaactagttttttagtctggatgcgttagttcgaattagcttagttcgaattagtgctgtagtgtagacagacccatctAGAGCAGACCACGCCATCAACTACTGCATTTTCTCACTCGCAGTTGGCCCTCACGTGTGTGCCCCAGGCTTCCAGTCTCTGATTTCTCTGCAGTAGCTTCTGAAGTTAGTGCATATTTTGCTCGCAGGTATTTAATAGAGACTTTAAAAAGAAGCAGCTAGGGAAAGGGGGCGAAGTTTTCTGGCCAGGTCTAGAAAAAGAGCCTCCAACTCATTGCTTTCTGCTTCAgcacctgctcctcccctttcttCAGTTCAATGAGGAATGTACCAGAGCTTGGAAACTGGGACGAGGTCAGATTTAACTCCCTTACGGTTTGGTGTCTGGCATTGGTGCCAGTCACAGCAGGTGGTCCCAGCATAGAGCCTCCCCAAAGTTCATAGGGGGCGGTTGTTTGTGGGCCAGGCCTAGTTGAGGTTTTGCAGCCTCCTTAGTCTGTGTCTGCTCCAAGCAGAGAAGTGGGGATGCTTCCTGATGGCTGTAGGCTGCAGGGAGTACTAAGttagtctctctctcttgcttgcAGGTTCTCTCCCTCCTGGGCCTAGGAGCAGTTCCTCTGCACCAGCCAGTAATCCCTCTAGCACCATGAATCCCAACATGCCTTTTACTTCCTCTCCAGATCCATCCCCCTCCCAGAACCCCCTCTCGCTGATGATGTCACAGATGTCCAAGTATGCCATGCCCAGCTCCACACCACTCTACCACAATGCCATCAAAACCATCGCCACCTCTGATGATGAGCTGCTCCCAGACAGGCCCATGCTCCCACCAGGAAGCATGCCAGGTATGTTTTCTGGGATTGTGTCTGTGCCAGCAGGGAAAACAAGCTGGAGTTATGGGTAAGACTGGTTTTGTGGCTCACACTAGGCCTGGGGGGAGGTAGGACACGTTGATTCCAGGAGGAGTGTGGCTCTGGTGCACAAAGTGTAGAGTAGGAATtatatttctggctctgccagcGACATACATGGCTTCGGGCAAGTCTCTTTTTCCCTGTCCCTCTCTGCCTATGGTAAGTTATAGGGATTTGTGCATGATGATTGGCCTGACCACCATTCCAATTCAGGTGTATGTGTGCCGCATGCATGAACGTTGGAAACGCATGTGCAACAGATACTCCAACACCACTGAGATAGGCGCCTGCCCCGGGGACACATCCTGCTCCTCATGCCAGTTAGGAAACCTTTTCCATTTGGCCAAATACGCCACTCTGGTAGAGGGCTTTCTACTGCCCAATAGGACCTCATGTACCTAGGCTGAGCATTGAAGCTCTAACGAATCAAATCATCCAGCTTCCAAGCTGTTAGGTGGAGGGAGCGCAGATCTGGGTGCCTGAGGTGCTCCCGATGTTGTGTCAGAAGGTCCGGGCGCAGAGGAAGGACTACAGGGGCTCCTGCCACCACGTGCTTCTGCCTcttatcagtggcagcagcatggggtgacaggcagccagtctgcgaggggaagcagcagcaaggagtggcagggagctccttgggagtggggccagggtgcACGGGTTGCCAGCTCCGCCAACTATAGAgcagtcgactaaccaataagaattcatgaggttactcgactattcaattaaccgatatttaacagccCTAGTCTAGGCAGGGAGTCCCCCACCTGTGGAAGACCGATCTTATCGCGTTTTCCCTGACCGGCCATTCCTGCTGAAGGCATCTGCCAATGTGTTCTGCAACTCTAGGAGTACTGGGCTTCAAGGTGGATTCTGTGTTTGACACAATAGTGCCATAGCCTCTGCGCCTCCCTGCATAGGTGAGAAGACCTCGCATCCCCTTGTTTGCTTTGTGGTCCTATTGTCCATACACACCGATATGCACCAGCCCTGCATCTGGGCTTGAAATACCTGGCATGCCAGTCTGACCGCTCTGTTTCTTCACACTGATGTGAAGATTCATGTCTGTGGAAGAACATAGTCCTTGCGTCCTGAGATTGCCCAGGTGGGCTCCCCATTCATGTCTGATGGGTC
This genomic stretch from Pelodiscus sinensis isolate JC-2024 chromosome 26, ASM4963464v1, whole genome shotgun sequence harbors:
- the BCL9L gene encoding B-cell CLL/lymphoma 9-like protein isoform X1, yielding MHPDNKLTNHGKTGNSGTQSQHHNVSQGATCSLGSKGVGAGNHGSKANQISPGNSGLKNSQNAVPNFGSLKGKVKRERSISVDSGEQQEASTPSLDTELKGEVAPRSKRRCVLERKQPYSGDEWCSGPDSEEDDKPISSTHNCNVADPAMSTASQLGPGSNPLPSLNETSSSNAPHGSASGLRPDAGGSGGGGAGKQPSQFVYVFTTHLANTAAEAVLQGRADSILTYHQQNVPRAKLDQAPAPKGLGVTEQLPVNPPASSTPQSQPPSSQGNQAQPQPPPAQPPPPQSISQQALPAPSSLAQDGTGEDIRRDLTPSSVGNSSGSTQPGSNHPNTPTVQPGQVDSSSASSSNLLGDGTSAGAAGNGQVGLGPRNPMNSEGLSKEQLEHRERSLQTLRDIERLLLRSGETEPFMKSNQSAGEGGPAPQPPLPPAGMKKYEEPLQSMISQTQNLGGPNLEHEVSHHPGSDMGQQMNIMMQRLNQDSLTPEQVAWRKLQEEYYEEKRRKEEQISIHGRPMQEMMIPQSMGGMMIRGPPPPYHSKPGEPWPPGMGNQLRGPIEVQDPMQLRGAPPFPGPRFPGNQMQRVSGFGGMQNVPMDALGPMTAMQRPVRPGMGWNEDMPPMGGPGNFPQGSLPYPSGQGDHERFMNPRAREELLRHQLMEKRPVAMQRPMGMSGSSLSQGLEMERMIQAHRQIDPSMFPGQMPGESLAGAPMSMDFPGSRGMLSPPMSQSSLRDMDAPMGPGNLNMNMNVNMNMNMNLNVQMTPQQQMMMSQKMRGPDMIAHQGISPEDLARVRAQNGSSGTMLGGPQKMMIPSQFPSQGQPGFSGGQGPYPGMPQDLGSAHDMFSPEQGSMPIGNMGSTTRLSHIPLPTASNPPPTQGSNLANMHPAPSRGLGRRPSDLTINISQMNSPGMAHLKSPTLSQVHSPLVPSPSANLKSPQTPSQMISMPPSNQSGPLKSPQVMSSSLNVRSPTSSPSRLKSPSMAVPSPGWVPSPKTALPSPGVSQSKQPISMNSSASLGGLDQGSLPPGPRSSSSAPASNPSSTMNPNMPFTSSPDPSPSQNPLSLMMSQMSKYAMPSSTPLYHNAIKTIATSDDELLPDRPMLPPGSMPGITGNQSNQLHLNSVGPASSQSPMGMNLPGQQPLSHEPPTSMMSSPNPLGSNIPMHPGAQATGVPPPTPMMLPPGPQDSMNQPCGPVPNNSQMIPSNQLVFPRMQQPHNAMQSPAAGMPMTPGGGGGAGIPQHYPPGMPLPPEDLPSQQPGQMPPQQHMMGKNIPPRIGDPYPPVLPGVASVLNDPELSEVIRPTPTGIPEFDLSRIIPSEKPSSTLQYFPKSDSQASKSQPSNLHLMNLQNMMAEQPPARPGMTAPSLPGQQGVQRGLNIPICHPGQVSMLGRTGMPPQQAMMGNSMHQSMMSPQQSLMAQQNFMLMQAKQRSMSVSGEMYAQTGHMMSPQGSLMGPPPQQNLMVTHQMRQRSVSLDSQMSYISGPGNMANLPF
- the BCL9L gene encoding B-cell CLL/lymphoma 9-like protein isoform X2, with translation MHPDNKLTNHGKTGNSGTQSQHHNVSQGATCSLGSKGVGAGNHGSKANQISPGNSGLKNSQNAVPNFGSLKGKVKRERSISVDSGEQQEASTPSLDTELKGEVAPRSKRRCVLERKQPYSGDEWCSGPDSEEDDKPISSTHNCNVADPAMSTASQLGPGSNPLPSLNETSSSNAPHGSASGLRPDAGGSGGGGAGKQPSQFVYVFTTHLANTAAEAVLQGRADSILTYHQQNVPRAKLDQAPAPKGLGVTEQLPVNPPASSTPQSQPPSSQGNQAQPQPPPAQPPPPQSISQQALPAPSSLAQDGTGEDIRRDLTPSSVGNSSGSTQPGSNHPNTPTVQPGQVDSSSASSSNLLGDGTSAGAAGNGQVGLGPRNPMNSEGLSKEQLEHRERSLQTLRDIERLLLRSGETEPFMKSNQSAGEGGPAPQPPLPPAGMKKYEEPLQSMISQTQNLGGPNLEHEVSHHPGSDMGQQMNIMMQRLNQDSLTPEQVAWRKLQEEYYEEKRRKEEQISIHGRPMQEMMIPQSMGGMMIRGPPPPYHSKPGEPWPPGMGNQLRGPIEVQDPMQLRGAPPFPGPRFPGNQMQRVSGFGGMQNVPMDALGPMTAMQRPVRPGMGWNEDMPPMGGPGNFPQGSLPYPSGQGDHERFMNPRAREELLRHQLMEKRPVAMQRPMGMSGSSLSQGLEMERMIQAHRQIDPSMFPGQMPGESLAGAPMSMDFPGSRGMLSPPMSQSSLRDMDAPMGPGNLNMNMNVNMNMNMNLNVQMTPQQQMMMSQKMRGPDMIAHQGISPEDLARVRAQNGSSGTMLGGPQKMMIPSQFPSQGQPGFSGGQGPYPGMPQDLGSAHDMFSPEQGSMPIGNMGSTTRLSHIPLPTASNPPPTQGSNLANMHPAPSRGLGRRPSDLTINISQMNSPGMAHLKSPTLSQVHSPLVPSPSANLKSPQTPSQMISMPPSNQSGPLKSPQVMSSSLNVRSPTSSPSRLKSPSMAVPSPGWVPSPKTALPSPGVSQSKQPISMNSSASLGGLDQDPSPSQNPLSLMMSQMSKYAMPSSTPLYHNAIKTIATSDDELLPDRPMLPPGSMPGITGNQSNQLHLNSVGPASSQSPMGMNLPGQQPLSHEPPTSMMSSPNPLGSNIPMHPGAQATGVPPPTPMMLPPGPQDSMNQPCGPVPNNSQMIPSNQLVFPRMQQPHNAMQSPAAGMPMTPGGGGGAGIPQHYPPGMPLPPEDLPSQQPGQMPPQQHMMGKNIPPRIGDPYPPVLPGVASVLNDPELSEVIRPTPTGIPEFDLSRIIPSEKPSSTLQYFPKSDSQASKSQPSNLHLMNLQNMMAEQPPARPGMTAPSLPGQQGVQRGLNIPICHPGQVSMLGRTGMPPQQAMMGNSMHQSMMSPQQSLMAQQNFMLMQAKQRSMSVSGEMYAQTGHMMSPQGSLMGPPPQQNLMVTHQMRQRSVSLDSQMSYISGPGNMANLPF